In a genomic window of Helianthus annuus cultivar XRQ/B chromosome 10, HanXRQr2.0-SUNRISE, whole genome shotgun sequence:
- the LOC110885956 gene encoding heme-binding protein 2 has product MAVFNFFKLSMLLTLLSDVKLGSWTQKEAVAVGGFPPQCSRIECPTYDVVYSGDGYEIRLYNSSMWATTSPIDDISFVDGTRTGFLQLFNYIQGQNNYKQQIEMTAPVLTEIAPSDGPFCESSFLVSFYVPKKNQADPPPANGITIQKWVHTYVAVRQFGGFVTDYMVGVEAAALSSSLSGTIWADAIKKSHAGEVTTQYTVAQYNSPFEFDNRVNEIWFKFSM; this is encoded by the exons ATGGCAGTTTTCAATTTCTTTAAGCTATCAATGCTACTCACCCTACTCTCCGACGTCAAGTTAGGGTCATGGACGCAGAAAGAAGCCGTGGCAGTGGGTGGATTCCCGCCGCAGTGCAGCCGTATCGAGTGCCCGACATACGACGTTGTTTACTCTGGCGATGGATATGAAATTCGCCTTTATAATTCCAGTATGTGGGCGACTACGTCTCCCATCGATGATATCTCCTTCGTTGATGGCACTCGTACCGGTTTCCTTCA GCTATTCAACTACATCCAAGGGCAAAATAACTACAAACAGCAGATCGAAATGACCGCTCCAGTTCTAACCGAGATTGCTCCGAGTGATGGACCGTTTTGTGAATCTTCATTTCTAGTGAGTTTTTATGTCCCGAAGAAGAACCAAGCCGATCCACCCCCTGCTAACGGAATTACAATCCAAAAATGGGTACACACTTACGTAGCAGTTCGCCAGTTTGGTGGATTTGTGACCGACTATATGGTAGGTGTCGAAGCAGCCGCCTTGTCCTCCAGTCTCTCGGGCACCATTTGGGCGGACGCCATCAAAAAAAGCCATGCTGGTGAAGTCACAACACAATACACAGTTGCACAATACAATTCTCCATTCGAGTTCGACAACAGAGTAAATGAGATTTGGTTCAAGTTTAGCATGTAA